A genome region from Halorussus pelagicus includes the following:
- a CDS encoding type I restriction-modification system subunit M N-terminal domain-containing protein — translation MVNRRSLGWEDLLDILDLDMLETYLWEAADLLRGSINAFDYKNYIFGILFLKRVKDRFEEIAEWHDIPRRSSRMTATSMKNFKFPSALVRTALARRRTTSARC, via the coding sequence ATGGTCAACAGACGCTCCCTGGGGTGGGAGGATCTTCTCGACATACTCGATCTTGACATGCTTGAAACCTACCTGTGGGAGGCCGCCGACTTGCTCCGCGGCAGTATCAACGCCTTTGACTACAAGAACTACATCTTCGGCATACTGTTCCTGAAGCGTGTGAAAGACCGCTTTGAGGAGATCGCCGAGTGGCACGACATCCCGAGGAGATCGTCGAGGATGACCGCGACCTCCATGAAGAATTTTAAGTTTCCAAGCGCACTCGTTCGGACCGCATTAGCGCGCAGGAGGACGACATCGGCGCGATGCTGA
- a CDS encoding antitoxin VapB family protein, whose amino-acid sequence MSDDVTSIQVSTETWQELNGRKAPGDTFDDVIQRLLEQDEE is encoded by the coding sequence ATGAGCGACGACGTGACATCGATACAGGTCAGCACCGAGACGTGGCAGGAACTGAACGGTCGGAAAGCGCCGGGTGACACGTTTGACGACGTTATCCAGCGACTGCTTGAGCAAGACGAGGAATAG
- a CDS encoding DUF7557 family protein, which yields MTTVSVSTDTWKRLNRAKKPRESFDDVLQRLMREEGSA from the coding sequence ATGACAACCGTGTCCGTCTCAACGGACACATGGAAACGGCTGAATCGTGCGAAAAAACCCCGAGAATCCTTCGATGACGTACTCCAGCGACTGATGCGCGAGGAGGGGTCCGCATGA
- a CDS encoding helix-turn-helix transcriptional regulator — MNASAGVRFADLHAFERDLLYAVRGLERNGNAPKGLAVKDLLEAEYDEELNHSRLYQNLDGLAERGLLTKGKKDDRTNEYATTATARDLLESRTERRAEQVGLTTNGGDV; from the coding sequence ATGAACGCCAGCGCCGGAGTCCGCTTCGCGGACCTTCACGCGTTCGAGCGCGATCTTCTCTACGCGGTTCGCGGGCTGGAGCGCAACGGCAACGCCCCGAAGGGCCTCGCAGTGAAGGACCTGCTCGAAGCCGAGTACGACGAGGAACTGAACCACTCGCGCCTCTACCAGAACCTCGACGGTCTCGCCGAGCGCGGGCTTCTGACGAAGGGCAAGAAGGACGACCGGACGAACGAGTACGCGACGACCGCGACCGCGCGTGACCTCTTGGAGTCGCGCACCGAGCGCCGTGCCGAACAGGTGGGTCTCACGACCAACGGAGGTGACGTTTGA
- a CDS encoding DUF7835 family putative zinc beta-ribbon protein has product MRRPPLDRGRGVATDGGTTTEEDEPEVTAEWLEGRYFCYPIECGVCGDQLAGPEENGVIGRGDALAIDADGHTVCQHHTDEIHFVVAGVYAHGGGTPCKTNRSFRPEDVVTVRARNDENDRLVTDGGIVKTPDTDTPAAYSELTEECAECERETAHEVAVEIRTENPDSRASREPYRVTECGVCGATEEVRLNNA; this is encoded by the coding sequence ATGCGGCGTCCACCACTCGACCGCGGGCGCGGCGTCGCCACCGACGGCGGGACTACGACCGAGGAGGACGAACCGGAAGTCACCGCCGAGTGGCTGGAAGGGCGGTACTTCTGTTACCCCATCGAGTGCGGCGTCTGCGGCGACCAACTCGCAGGACCCGAGGAGAACGGCGTCATCGGACGCGGCGACGCGCTCGCTATCGACGCCGACGGTCACACCGTCTGCCAGCACCACACCGACGAGATTCACTTCGTCGTCGCGGGCGTCTACGCCCACGGCGGGGGCACACCCTGCAAGACGAACCGTTCGTTCCGGCCCGAGGACGTAGTGACCGTCCGGGCAAGGAACGACGAAAACGACCGACTCGTCACCGACGGCGGTATCGTCAAGACTCCGGATACCGACACCCCGGCCGCGTACTCGGAACTCACCGAGGAGTGCGCCGAGTGCGAGCGCGAGACGGCCCACGAGGTCGCCGTCGAGATCCGGACCGAGAACCCGGACTCGCGGGCCTCGCGCGAACCGTACCGTGTCACGGAGTGCGGCGTTTGTGGCGCGACCGAGGAGGTGCGACTGAACAATGCCTGA
- a CDS encoding tyrosine-type recombinase/integrase, producing the protein MPDRNSRRDLSPVEAAERFIARRENENASRTVRSYRNRLNDFVHWADENEVETMRELDGWLIDEYTRYVQSDGNAPTTVKGKLSALRQLLEYCVSIEVADEGLPQKVEIPSLSRSEETSDEKLDSDDARQLLSFFRDSTKHYGTIQHVILELVWHVGGRIGCFRALDLEDWHPDERKLEFRHRPPTRLKKEEEHERNVLVAEPVAEALQFWVERERPSKRDENGRNPLLTTNHGRASESSIRCWAYQATQPCLYTACPHNRKRDTCEFTQRVKSSRCPSSRSPHAIRTGSITWQLNCGISYIRVAKRVAAEPETIRRYYDKPNYDEELERRRPDTEDLDVLDAPF; encoded by the coding sequence ATGCCTGACCGAAACTCCCGCCGCGACCTCTCGCCGGTCGAGGCCGCCGAGCGGTTCATCGCCCGGCGCGAGAACGAGAACGCCTCCCGGACGGTCCGGAGTTACCGGAATCGCCTGAACGATTTCGTCCACTGGGCCGACGAGAACGAGGTCGAAACCATGCGCGAACTCGACGGGTGGCTCATCGACGAGTACACGCGCTACGTCCAGAGTGACGGTAACGCGCCGACGACCGTCAAGGGCAAGCTCTCGGCGCTCCGGCAACTCCTCGAATACTGCGTCTCCATCGAGGTCGCCGACGAGGGCCTGCCCCAGAAAGTCGAGATACCCTCGCTCTCGCGCAGCGAGGAGACCAGCGACGAGAAGCTGGACAGCGACGACGCGCGCCAGTTGCTCTCGTTCTTCCGGGACTCGACCAAGCATTACGGGACTATCCAGCACGTCATTCTGGAACTCGTCTGGCACGTCGGCGGGCGAATCGGTTGCTTCCGCGCGCTCGACTTAGAGGACTGGCACCCCGACGAGCGGAAGCTTGAGTTCCGCCACCGACCGCCCACGCGGTTGAAGAAAGAGGAAGAACACGAGCGCAACGTCTTGGTGGCCGAGCCGGTCGCCGAGGCCCTACAGTTCTGGGTCGAGCGCGAGCGCCCGAGCAAGCGCGACGAGAACGGCCGGAATCCGTTGCTCACGACGAACCACGGCCGGGCTTCGGAGTCCTCGATTCGGTGCTGGGCGTATCAAGCGACCCAGCCGTGCCTCTACACGGCCTGTCCGCACAACCGGAAGCGCGACACCTGCGAGTTCACCCAGCGCGTGAAGTCCTCGCGGTGTCCGTCGAGTCGGTCGCCCCACGCGATTCGGACCGGCTCGATTACGTGGCAACTCAACTGCGGCATCTCGTACATCCGCGTGGCGAAGCGCGTCGCCGCGGAACCCGAGACCATCCGGCGTTACTACGACAAGCCCAACTACGACGAGGAGTTGGAGCGCCGCCGACCGGACACCGAGGACCTCGACGTTCTCGACGCACCGTTCTGA
- a CDS encoding zinc metalloprotease encodes MPTMRTLAVVALVVLAGCSGPLQESATTTAVPDTATATTPPVTTSTFDTGTTVRATTTTPTTTPTPTASTTTIEQRPADNPWGRQKVTVAVRNTADQSRDIAPLVEQTLAYWNGEGSEYAGYEVTFVRATNPRDADIVVESVDEVTECDGEDTDSAVGCAPLLDARSTPETPARVEVVAGYSNESTRTILRHEFGHVLGIEHGEEPMPTMQAISSFTYLSQPDLADRAVPWKNDTLAVHIDLSGLPGHDRDAAREQVRHALDYYESGADGAVPSNVSFERTSNRSAVDVRIDFPDDPFDCGSERVREGSCGSAWTYDTDTDDAPEYFAQYDIRVRGLETEAVGWHVGYWLANALGLGEDELPAPFVDAGRDDRRGEWWTT; translated from the coding sequence ATGCCCACCATGCGGACGCTCGCCGTCGTCGCACTCGTCGTTCTCGCGGGGTGCAGTGGCCCGTTGCAGGAGTCCGCGACGACCACGGCGGTACCGGACACGGCGACGGCGACGACGCCGCCTGTAACAACCTCGACGTTCGATACGGGGACGACAGTCAGAGCTACGACTACGACGCCGACCACGACCCCGACGCCGACCGCCTCCACGACCACGATAGAACAGCGACCCGCAGACAATCCGTGGGGCAGGCAGAAGGTGACAGTCGCGGTCCGGAACACGGCCGACCAGTCGCGGGACATCGCGCCGCTTGTCGAGCAGACGCTGGCGTACTGGAACGGCGAGGGGAGCGAGTACGCGGGCTACGAGGTCACGTTCGTTCGGGCGACGAACCCCCGCGACGCGGACATCGTCGTGGAGTCGGTCGATGAAGTCACCGAGTGTGACGGCGAGGACACGGACTCAGCGGTCGGTTGCGCACCGCTCCTCGACGCGCGGTCAACGCCGGAAACGCCCGCTCGCGTCGAGGTCGTCGCGGGCTACTCGAACGAATCGACGCGGACGATTCTCCGACACGAGTTCGGTCACGTCCTCGGCATCGAACACGGCGAGGAACCGATGCCGACGATGCAAGCGATCTCGTCGTTCACCTACCTGTCGCAACCGGACCTCGCCGACCGAGCGGTGCCGTGGAAGAACGACACGCTCGCGGTCCACATCGACCTGTCGGGGCTTCCCGGCCACGACCGCGACGCGGCCCGCGAACAGGTCCGACACGCGCTGGACTACTACGAGTCAGGTGCTGACGGTGCGGTCCCGAGCAACGTCTCGTTCGAGCGAACGTCGAACCGGTCGGCGGTAGACGTGCGAATCGACTTCCCGGACGACCCCTTCGACTGCGGGAGCGAGCGCGTGCGAGAGGGGTCGTGCGGGTCGGCGTGGACGTACGACACCGACACTGACGACGCGCCCGAATACTTCGCGCAGTACGATATCCGCGTCCGTGGTCTCGAAACCGAGGCAGTCGGCTGGCACGTTGGCTACTGGCTGGCGAACGCGCTGGGTCTCGGCGAGGACGAACTCCCGGCACCGTTCGTCGATGCGGGCCGCGACGACCGGCGCGGGGAGTGGTGGACAACCTGA
- a CDS encoding type 2 lanthipeptide synthetase LanM family protein, with protein MRPVFTEEERHEIAGRARTLAERLDGPANTVGSSPPIAPEEVIEEWRRRFPNDEAFRARLARDGLTEAAVREQIAATRWPADEPVPDWLDTLSSLVRHVETSSADDRNAVATPDETPFGELLAAIAGFARERRPESVVPATAVSPMEKHLVGRLRSLCVRALYVEFKSFVEVHDSELAATSPETVSDPSTEYYDRFISAMIDGGFKNLCLEYPVLARQLVVLLEDWQSAVAELCRRLETDRESLHQRFEVAGSVTALEPLTTDTHAGGRVPVRVSFEEGSVVYKPRPVDGENALYTILHRLDDRLSTPQFETPSLLAREEYGWMELAEYRDLPEASAADRYYERAGTLLCLAYVLNATDCHYENVIADGEIPTIVDGETVFHPHVESDAKPFETEASAVIDRSVLLSVLLPFSVGDPRESHGGRFADKVAGFGSDSEQTPLPNRSTPAIEAVNTDVMSVEMESVTVDPSTNTPTEGSSDRPPEDHVDALIRGFEETYEKIRELHADGRFRSEIADPELVEAVETRLLYRSTGRYASVLRSAAARDPLRDGARLTVEFEDLAVPFFDGTVESDRLWPMYASERRSLRNLDVPRFAARADRPAVFHRGEQLDVTTDSTGYDFVRQRLDTMDGTDRRRQTWLIRQALGGVTAAEGAPPPAGDASAERFRREAIDLFDGVVDAMVEAGDDASWVSIVPQSGINLYPADHSLFWGAGGIALTATALYDATGRERYRHLVEETLSPVVEDVTDGPISAGHGGTQGIGSVIYVLSVVAELLGDDRYRDAALAAAETITSDSVADADSLDVVDGVAGTLLGLLAYHERYGGAGILDRAVECGERLLDARTEVEGYLVWETTDEEIPATGFAHGSTGIAYALARLAAATNDARYAEAAREALDFEASLYSSSRNNWPQSAAGDAYQDRWCHGRTGMALGRVAIGELLDDDALVADAADALAETGTDEPSHLDNLCCGNFGRVEALLVGSRRAGCDESLAVELARRCLARRDRDGALSLPAHSREFVNPTFFDGVAGPSYALLRLRNPDTLPCVLLLE; from the coding sequence ATGAGACCTGTGTTCACCGAGGAGGAACGGCATGAGATTGCCGGGCGCGCCCGAACGCTTGCGGAACGTCTCGACGGTCCGGCCAACACTGTCGGGTCGTCGCCGCCTATCGCCCCCGAGGAAGTCATCGAGGAGTGGCGACGGCGCTTCCCGAACGACGAGGCGTTTCGCGCTCGCCTCGCACGCGATGGTCTCACGGAGGCGGCGGTCCGCGAGCAGATCGCGGCGACCCGTTGGCCCGCCGACGAGCCGGTGCCCGACTGGCTCGACACCCTGTCGAGTTTGGTCCGTCACGTCGAGACGAGTTCGGCCGACGACCGGAACGCCGTCGCCACTCCCGACGAGACTCCGTTCGGGGAACTGCTCGCCGCAATCGCTGGCTTCGCCCGCGAACGGCGTCCTGAATCGGTCGTTCCGGCGACCGCGGTATCACCGATGGAGAAACACCTCGTAGGCCGACTCCGGTCGCTGTGCGTCCGGGCGCTGTACGTCGAGTTCAAGAGTTTCGTCGAGGTTCACGACTCGGAACTGGCGGCGACGAGTCCCGAGACCGTGTCCGACCCCTCGACGGAATACTACGACCGGTTTATCTCGGCGATGATCGACGGCGGGTTCAAAAATCTGTGTCTTGAGTACCCGGTCCTCGCGCGGCAGTTAGTGGTCCTGCTTGAGGACTGGCAGAGCGCCGTCGCGGAACTGTGCCGCCGATTGGAGACCGACCGGGAATCGCTCCACCAGCGGTTCGAAGTCGCCGGTTCCGTGACGGCCCTTGAACCGTTGACCACGGATACACACGCTGGCGGCCGAGTTCCGGTGCGAGTCTCCTTCGAGGAGGGGAGCGTCGTCTACAAACCGCGGCCGGTCGATGGCGAGAATGCGCTCTACACGATTCTGCACCGACTGGACGACCGTCTCTCGACCCCGCAGTTCGAGACTCCCTCGCTGCTCGCGCGCGAGGAGTACGGATGGATGGAACTGGCCGAGTACCGCGACCTCCCCGAAGCGTCCGCCGCCGACCGCTACTACGAGCGGGCGGGGACGTTGCTGTGTCTCGCGTACGTTCTCAACGCGACCGACTGTCACTACGAGAACGTCATCGCCGACGGCGAGATACCGACGATAGTTGACGGTGAGACAGTGTTTCACCCCCACGTCGAGTCGGACGCGAAGCCGTTCGAGACCGAAGCCAGCGCTGTGATCGACCGGTCGGTCCTGCTGTCGGTGTTGTTGCCTTTCTCCGTCGGCGACCCCCGCGAATCACACGGCGGGCGATTCGCCGACAAGGTCGCCGGATTCGGAAGCGATAGCGAGCAGACGCCGCTCCCGAACCGATCCACGCCCGCTATCGAGGCGGTCAACACGGACGTGATGTCCGTCGAGATGGAGTCCGTAACCGTTGACCCGAGTACGAACACGCCGACCGAGGGGAGTTCCGACCGACCGCCGGAAGACCATGTGGACGCCCTGATTCGAGGTTTCGAGGAGACCTACGAGAAGATACGCGAGTTACACGCCGACGGTCGGTTTCGCTCCGAGATCGCCGACCCGGAACTCGTCGAGGCGGTCGAAACGCGACTGCTCTACCGGTCAACCGGCCGGTACGCGTCGGTCCTCCGGTCGGCGGCCGCTCGGGACCCGCTGCGGGACGGCGCTCGACTGACAGTCGAGTTCGAGGATCTCGCGGTGCCGTTTTTCGACGGTACCGTCGAGTCGGATCGACTCTGGCCGATGTACGCGTCCGAGCGACGTTCGCTCCGGAACCTCGACGTGCCGAGATTCGCGGCGCGCGCGGACCGACCGGCGGTTTTTCATCGGGGGGAGCAACTGGACGTTACCACCGACAGTACGGGGTACGACTTCGTCCGCCAGCGACTCGACACGATGGACGGAACCGACCGGCGACGCCAGACGTGGCTGATTCGGCAGGCGCTCGGTGGGGTAACGGCGGCCGAAGGAGCGCCACCGCCCGCGGGTGACGCCTCCGCGGAGCGATTCCGGCGGGAAGCAATCGACCTGTTCGACGGCGTGGTTGACGCGATGGTTGAGGCGGGGGACGACGCCAGTTGGGTCTCTATAGTTCCTCAGTCGGGAATCAACCTCTACCCGGCCGACCATTCGCTCTTCTGGGGTGCGGGCGGCATCGCGCTGACCGCGACCGCACTGTACGATGCGACCGGTCGGGAACGCTACCGGCACCTCGTCGAAGAGACGCTATCCCCGGTCGTCGAGGATGTCACCGACGGGCCCATTTCGGCGGGCCACGGCGGAACGCAGGGAATCGGCTCCGTCATCTACGTCCTCTCGGTCGTCGCGGAACTCCTCGGCGACGACCGGTATCGAGACGCCGCTCTCGCGGCGGCGGAGACAATCACGTCCGACAGCGTTGCCGACGCCGACTCGCTCGATGTCGTGGACGGCGTCGCGGGGACGCTACTGGGCCTGCTCGCGTATCACGAACGGTACGGCGGCGCTGGCATCCTCGACCGAGCGGTCGAGTGCGGCGAGCGATTGCTCGACGCGCGGACCGAAGTCGAGGGGTATCTCGTCTGGGAGACCACCGACGAGGAGATACCGGCTACCGGCTTTGCACACGGCTCTACCGGCATCGCGTACGCGCTCGCCAGACTGGCCGCGGCGACGAACGACGCGCGATACGCCGAGGCGGCGCGCGAGGCACTTGACTTCGAGGCGTCGCTGTACTCGTCGTCTCGCAACAACTGGCCCCAATCCGCCGCAGGAGACGCCTATCAGGACCGATGGTGTCACGGACGGACGGGGATGGCGCTCGGCCGAGTAGCTATCGGAGAACTGCTCGATGACGACGCGCTCGTCGCGGACGCGGCCGACGCACTGGCCGAGACCGGAACCGACGAGCCATCCCATCTCGATAATCTCTGCTGTGGGAACTTTGGCCGCGTCGAAGCTCTACTGGTCGGTTCACGTCGCGCTGGGTGTGACGAGTCGCTCGCGGTCGAACTGGCGAGGCGGTGTCTCGCTCGTCGGGACCGCGACGGCGCACTCTCGCTGCCCGCACACTCTCGAGAGTTCGTGAATCCGACGTTCTTCGACGGCGTCGCCGGGCCGTCGTACGCGCTTCTCCGCCTCCGAAATCCCGACACGTTGCCCTGTGTGCTCCTGTTAGAGTGA
- a CDS encoding ABC transporter substrate-binding protein, with amino-acid sequence MASDLSRRKYLKYTAGSLPMATGLSGCLGSLGSSPIRLGTILPLSSSTLGPIVQDHLAAVEQAVADLNSAGGPLGRTVELTVEKTDGTPEETNAAFDSLVEEGVAGLVGPLTSGNSLSLADRLAEERVMSVSHSATNPKLETAGTAEKTKYFGRTIANDAQQATVMAKILEGERYIDAETAAILYVDNAFGGGLADEIERATSDVETVRIPFDGGKDSYSAEVGALMETDADAVAFVNVPGNNTVIEALGKSEYDGQAVLSTGYLTGDIPDYMDGMYSASVAEANTTGEVTLRQKLRDIEPLRAYTLQGYDALFLQALAIERAGEASGTAISENLRAVSGGRGHTVSVDDFERAANLFEAGREVNYQGASSSVDLNENLEPLNPYIVERVEDGTVRQLELLQESYFEGGQGQ; translated from the coding sequence ATGGCATCAGACCTATCGAGGAGGAAATACCTCAAATACACTGCCGGTTCGCTACCGATGGCGACCGGTCTCTCGGGGTGTCTCGGTTCGCTCGGGTCGTCCCCGATTCGGCTGGGAACCATCCTGCCGCTGTCGTCGTCCACGTTGGGTCCCATCGTCCAGGACCATCTCGCGGCGGTCGAACAGGCCGTCGCCGACCTCAACAGCGCGGGTGGCCCGCTCGGACGGACCGTCGAACTCACCGTCGAGAAGACCGACGGCACTCCCGAAGAGACAAACGCGGCGTTCGACTCGCTCGTCGAGGAGGGCGTCGCCGGACTCGTCGGACCGCTCACATCGGGCAACTCGCTGTCACTCGCGGACCGACTCGCCGAAGAGCGAGTGATGAGCGTCAGCCACTCCGCGACGAACCCGAAACTCGAAACGGCGGGGACGGCCGAGAAAACGAAGTATTTCGGCCGGACGATAGCGAACGACGCCCAGCAGGCGACCGTGATGGCGAAAATCCTCGAAGGTGAACGATACATCGACGCCGAGACGGCCGCGATACTCTACGTTGACAACGCGTTTGGCGGCGGACTCGCCGACGAGATCGAGCGAGCCACGTCCGACGTGGAAACGGTCCGGATACCGTTCGACGGCGGGAAGGACTCGTACTCCGCGGAGGTCGGCGCGCTGATGGAGACCGACGCGGACGCCGTCGCGTTCGTCAACGTCCCCGGAAACAACACGGTTATCGAAGCCCTCGGAAAGAGCGAGTACGACGGGCAGGCGGTGCTATCGACGGGGTATCTGACTGGCGATATCCCCGACTACATGGACGGCATGTACAGCGCGTCGGTCGCGGAAGCCAACACCACGGGCGAAGTGACCCTCCGCCAGAAACTGCGCGACATCGAACCGTTGAGAGCCTACACGCTCCAGGGCTACGACGCGCTGTTCTTGCAGGCGCTCGCCATCGAGCGCGCCGGAGAAGCTAGTGGGACGGCGATCAGCGAGAACCTGCGCGCGGTGTCCGGTGGCCGAGGCCACACCGTCTCGGTCGATGACTTCGAGCGCGCCGCGAACCTGTTCGAGGCGGGACGCGAGGTGAACTATCAGGGTGCGTCGAGCAGCGTCGATCTGAACGAGAACCTCGAACCGCTCAACCCCTACATCGTCGAGCGAGTCGAGGACGGAACGGTGAGGCAACTAGAGCTACTGCAGGAGTCGTACTTCGAGGGAGGGCAAGGACAATGA
- a CDS encoding methyl-accepting chemotaxis protein, with protein sequence MTKPSRKWLDELTTRIEGLLPARIRRSYSAKFGAVLLGVLVLMLLVGAYVQLQSGAIVREDTRTQISGTADSEAEALQKWVTKQRSTTRFLADMVGRNMSATERQALVEQEFIDLPSEAQAIHYVDTESGEILASTTDSSVGTTPSASDVGWAGDSLSFDSPNEVVVSAPYEVGDEPVVAFATPTGESGRLLVLTASLAERSHELSSPMATGDIKVVNGEGTILFDNRNNRLLEPYEGDSSAIEQGLVGESGISEMPILPRLDNSGNVRAYTPVVGTDWVLTYRVPTSDALAVQSKVIENILLMVFATTLGLALVGITIGRGTAKSLAKVADTADEIASGKLDVDLPDTTRDDEMGQLFTSFESMQRYLNTVADQADALANQNFDAAAFDESVPGTFGESLEQMRHDLEEMLTNIEQARAEAQNAKAEAEEMNDALERKATEFGKVMERAADGDLTQRMDTDSPTEAMTEIAEEFNAMIAELETTIADVNQFAETVAASSQEVTASTAEIEDASQQVSESTQVMSSAAEEQSERLDRTAGEMNDLSATIEEVAASADQVAKAATHTEELGQQGREAAQDAIDEMRRIEKGTESTVEQMEELESDIARIGEVVELIRSIAEQTNMLALNANIEAANTGGSSDGFEVVANEIKDLANETKEAVGDIDDRIEDIQSGATQTAEDVRETRDAVSGGAQTVREAQAALEEIVDNVEETTDGVREISDAADDQSMTTQEVVGMVDEITDISDETADEATNVAAAAQEQTASLQEVSRSADDLAEKAESLAATVDRFEVHREQTPSATQD encoded by the coding sequence ATGACCAAACCGAGCCGGAAGTGGCTGGACGAACTCACGACCCGCATCGAGGGACTGTTACCCGCGCGAATCCGGCGGAGCTACTCGGCAAAGTTCGGTGCGGTGTTACTCGGGGTGTTGGTCCTCATGCTCCTTGTCGGGGCCTACGTGCAGCTACAGTCGGGTGCCATCGTCCGCGAGGACACCCGCACACAGATCAGCGGGACCGCGGACAGCGAGGCCGAAGCGTTGCAAAAGTGGGTCACGAAACAGCGCTCCACGACGCGGTTCCTCGCGGACATGGTCGGTCGAAATATGTCCGCGACCGAGCGCCAAGCGCTCGTCGAGCAGGAGTTCATCGACTTGCCGAGCGAGGCGCAGGCGATTCATTACGTCGATACCGAGAGCGGCGAAATACTGGCGAGTACGACGGATAGCTCGGTCGGGACGACGCCGAGCGCGTCGGACGTTGGCTGGGCCGGAGACTCGCTGTCGTTCGACTCGCCGAACGAGGTGGTCGTCTCCGCGCCGTACGAAGTCGGCGACGAACCGGTCGTCGCGTTCGCCACGCCGACCGGCGAGTCCGGCCGACTGCTCGTCCTGACCGCCTCGCTCGCCGAGCGGTCCCACGAACTCTCCTCGCCGATGGCGACCGGCGACATCAAGGTCGTGAACGGCGAGGGAACGATACTCTTCGACAACCGGAACAATCGACTGCTCGAACCCTACGAGGGCGATTCGAGCGCCATCGAGCAGGGACTGGTCGGGGAGAGTGGCATTAGCGAGATGCCGATTCTACCGAGGTTGGACAACAGCGGGAACGTCCGTGCCTACACGCCGGTCGTCGGCACCGATTGGGTGCTGACGTATCGCGTTCCGACCAGCGACGCGCTCGCGGTCCAGTCGAAGGTCATCGAGAACATCCTGCTGATGGTGTTCGCCACGACGTTGGGGCTGGCGCTCGTCGGAATTACCATCGGGCGCGGCACCGCGAAGTCCCTCGCCAAGGTCGCGGACACCGCCGACGAGATCGCCTCGGGGAAACTCGATGTCGATCTCCCCGACACGACGCGGGACGACGAGATGGGCCAACTGTTCACGTCGTTCGAGTCGATGCAGCGGTATCTGAACACGGTCGCGGACCAAGCCGACGCGCTGGCAAACCAGAACTTCGACGCGGCCGCGTTCGACGAGTCCGTTCCGGGGACGTTCGGCGAGTCCTTAGAGCAGATGCGCCACGACCTCGAAGAGATGCTGACGAACATCGAACAGGCGCGCGCAGAGGCCCAGAACGCCAAGGCCGAGGCCGAGGAGATGAACGACGCGCTCGAACGCAAGGCCACCGAGTTCGGCAAGGTGATGGAGCGCGCGGCCGACGGCGACCTGACACAGCGCATGGACACCGACAGTCCGACCGAAGCGATGACCGAAATCGCCGAGGAGTTCAACGCGATGATCGCGGAACTCGAAACCACCATCGCGGACGTGAACCAGTTCGCCGAGACCGTCGCGGCGTCAAGCCAAGAAGTCACCGCGAGTACCGCGGAAATCGAGGACGCGAGCCAGCAGGTCAGCGAGTCAACGCAGGTGATGTCGTCGGCCGCCGAGGAACAGTCCGAGCGCCTCGATAGAACTGCCGGGGAGATGAACGACCTCTCGGCGACCATCGAGGAGGTCGCGGCCTCCGCCGACCAAGTTGCGAAGGCGGCGACCCACACCGAGGAGTTGGGCCAGCAGGGCCGCGAGGCCGCACAGGACGCAATCGACGAAATGCGGCGAATCGAGAAGGGGACCGAATCGACGGTCGAACAGATGGAGGAGTTGGAGTCCGACATCGCCCGCATCGGCGAAGTCGTCGAACTCATCCGGTCCATCGCCGAGCAGACGAACATGCTCGCGCTGAACGCGAACATCGAGGCCGCCAACACCGGCGGTTCCAGCGACGGGTTCGAGGTCGTCGCAAACGAAATCAAGGACCTCGCCAACGAAACCAAGGAGGCGGTCGGCGACATCGACGACCGCATCGAGGACATCCAGTCCGGCGCGACCCAAACCGCCGAGGACGTTCGGGAAACCCGCGACGCGGTCTCCGGGGGTGCCCAGACGGTCCGCGAGGCCCAAGCGGCCTTGGAGGAAATCGTGGACAACGTCGAGGAGACGACCGACGGCGTCCGCGAAATCAGCGACGCGGCCGACGACCAGTCGATGACGACCCAGGAGGTCGTCGGGATGGTCGATGAGATAACGGACATCAGCGACGAAACCGCCGACGAGGCCACCAACGTTGCCGCCGCGGCCCAAGAGCAGACCGCCTCGCTCCAAGAGGTGTCCAGAAGCGCCGACGACTTGGCGGAGAAAGCCGAATCGCTTGCGGCCACGGTTGACCGGTTCGAGGTCCACCGCGAGCAGACCCCGAGCGCGACCCAAGACTGA